A window of Phyllopteryx taeniolatus isolate TA_2022b chromosome 19, UOR_Ptae_1.2, whole genome shotgun sequence contains these coding sequences:
- the LOC133469724 gene encoding SRC kinase signaling inhibitor 1-like isoform X1, with protein MGNSSFPGQEKRRNPMISASDVEFPRDYRPLGGGALTSTSMSPSPDRRRKSAGAGSPEAPNGVRRADVVFADEMRGSTGGSSLGGAARGRQQQANYWSFKSRTPRPSPTRNGRVSFSPRERPGVMADRDVPGGFSRADRLRQSLPLARSSANPAKLHTPGVLFLQLGEETRRVHLTHELGSLDTLRALIVHMFPQRLTMATLRSPSTALLIKDESRNVFYELEDPRDVRDRCVVKIYCKEPAVYGTHPGHRDSRLLANGDLRREMVYAPQDSPPGQRLGAPATPSPHSSSPPQGSPSRTRFLFGGGGVRPSSYAGAAGRRRAASPAFAASSGAILERRDVKPDEEAGGARGVMLLRADERGGGGVYADPYSLSLDARVGLAGAPRSPLPGRADPYGSLYRRGPGGAAVCSLMEGGGLYRAGGTLYDDTYAASVLAVGLRVPALSSPQNIPDARDAYAGTLPSRGSPARGERRRDSLVSSAGGDSPRSRGLTSEQLCLMAAVAGGDVDGVRGDETETRERMEVMEKQIASLTGLLQRVLSRAPEDHSPDKTESASDGSGTDPGRAKKKRAASPSGPLALMPPPPPPPSDVGQPPNVSRAQMQRHLLGLQQSTNVLRTQLSQLRNMQLSNQDCAVALLRQTEAELSVLMLDAARTHEDPLQRQRLLVEEERRKYLTQEETLAHQLHLLSSFLTPCSFLPYFPASFLISHFLPSFSHSLLPLTFDLPARDLERWVENLQESPNVRPRSPVSQLDLRQKTQELKTLADTLDCLKSQFPGLQSKMRVVLRVEVEAVKFLKEEPHRLDALLQRCNSIRDSLGSLRRQASEKEQDDAPSRSQTSFPLSLTGNWMPGCAGEQDKTPSVSFRSRVGSEKSLNAQAHVSADVTLAAERDWEEKRASLTQFSAQDINRLLEATQAELLKALPDLDFAAKTATKPAVPPKPLVGVAGEPTAGKVQLAAQKLNSVEGAAPPRGSADMAVARCRAEKASKSPPPPPPPRRTFPSAHAANRAAGVNNKSTEMEDGEAPVKLRRTPYEVPRPASTPPTAAPSGLRDDYDGGGGIEKETVGGSPASVRGPTVAARLKHLEQGGRKSKEEVKAFPGSQQQVFHF; from the exons CAACAAGCTAACTACTGGAGCTTCAAG AGTCGGACGCCGCGCCCCAGCCCGACGCGGAACGGCCGAGTTTCCTTCTCGCCTCGCGAGCGTCCGGGCGTCATGGCGGACCGCGACGTCCCCGGCGGCTTCAGCCGCGCCGACCGACTGCGCCAGAGTCTCCCGCTCGCCCGCTCCTCCGCCAACCCGGCCAAGCTGCACACGCCAG GCGTGCTCTTCCTGCAGCTGGGCGAGGAGACTCGCCGCGTGCACCTGACTCACGAGCTGGGCAGCCTGGACACCTTGCGGGCGCTCATCGTGCACATGTTCCCGCAGAGGCTCACCATGGCGACCCTCAG GTCTCCCAGCACGGCGCTGCTGATCAAAGACGAGAGCCGCAACGTCTTCTACGAGCTGGAGGACCCGCGGGACGTTCGCGACCGCTGCGTGGTGAAAATCTACTGCAAGGAGCCCGCCGTCTACGGGACGCACCCGGGACACCGCGACTCGCGCCTGCTGGCCAACGGCGACCTCAGG CGCGAGATGGTGTACGCCCCCCAGGACTCACCCCCCGGCCAGCGCCTGGGCGCGCCGGCCACGCCCTCGCCGCATTCGTCCTCGCCGCCTCAAGGCTCGCCGTCGAGGACGCGCTTCCTCTTCGGCGGGGGCGGCGTCCGTCCCTCCTCGTACGCCGGGGCGGCGGGGCGGCGGCGCGCCGCGTCGCCGGCCTTCGCCGCCTCCTCCGGCGCCATCTTGGAACGGCGCGACGTGAAGCCGGACGAGGAGGCGGGCGGCGCCCGTGGCGTGATGCTGCTGCGGGCCGACGAGCGCGGGGGGGGTGGCGTCTACGCCGACCCCTACTCTCTGAGCCTGGACGCCCGCGTGGGGCTCGCCGGGGCGCCGCGCTCGCCGCTCCCCGGCCGCGCCGACCCGTACGGCTCGTTGTACCGGCGGGGACCGGGCGGGGCGGCGGTGTGTTCCCTGATGGAGGGCGGCGGCCTCTACCGAGCGGGCGGCACCCTTTACGACGACACCTACGCGGCGTCCGTGTTGGCCGTGGGTCTGCGCGTGCCGGCGCTTTCCTCGCCACAGAATATTCCTGACGCGCGCGACGCCTACGCCGGCACCCTGCCGTCCCGCGGCTCACCCGCCAGGGGGGAGCGACGGCGCGACTCGCTCGTGTCGTCCGCGGGCGGCGACAGCCCGAGAAGTCGCGGGCTGACCTCGGAGCAGCTGTGCCTGATGGCGGCAGTGGCAGGAGGGGACGTCGACGGGGTCAGAGGAGACGAGACAGAAACCAG GGAGCGCATGGAGGTGATGGAGAAGCAGATCGCCAGCCTGACCGGCCTCCTGCAGCGAGTTCTCAGCAGAGCGCCCGAAGACCACAGCCC GGACAAAACGGAGTCAGCCAGCGATGGCTCGGGGACCGACC CTGGacgtgctaaaaaaaaaagag CCGCGTCGCCGTCGGGCCCCCTGGCGCtgatgccgccgccgccgccgccgccctctGACGTCGGCCAGCCGCCGAACGTGTCCCGCGCGCAGATGCAGCGCCACCTGCTGGGCCTGCAGCAGAGCACCAATGTGCTGCGTACGCAACTGTCGCAGCTGCGCAACATGCAG CTGTCCAATCAGGATTGCGCGGTGGCGCTGCTGAGGCAGACGGAGGCGGAGCTGAGCGTGCTGATGCTGGACGCTGCGCGCACTCATGAGGATCCTCTGCAGAGACAGCGCCTCCTGGTGGAGGAGGAGCGCCGCAAGTATCTCACCCAGGAGGAGACGCTGGCGCACCAGCTGCA TCTTCTGTCCTCCTTCCTTACTCCTTGCTCCTTCTTGCCTTATTTTCCTGCATCCTTCCTTATTTCtcatttccttccttccttctctcaTTCTCTCCTGCCGTTGACCTTTGACCTCCCCGCCAGAGACCTGGAGCGCTGGGTAGAGAATCTGCAGGAGTCGCCGAACGTGCGGCCGAGATCGCCGGTGAGCCAGCTGGACCTGCGGCAGAAGACGCAAGAACTCAAAACGCTGGCGGACACGCTGGACTGCCTCAAGA GCCAGTTCCCGGGCCTGCAGAGCAAGATGCGCGTGGTGTTGCGCGTGGAGGTGGAGGCGGTCAAGTTCCTGAAGGAGGAGCCTCACCGTCTGGACGCGCTGCTGCAACGCTGCAACAGCATCCGAGACTCGCTCGGCTCGCTTCGCAG ACAGGCCAGCGAGAAGGAGCAGGACGACGCGCCCAGCCGATCGCAGACGAGCTTTCCCCTCAGCCTGACGGGCAACTGGATGCCAGGCTGTGCCGGCGAGCAAGACAAGACGCCTTCCGTGAGCTTCAGAAGTCGCGTCGGGTCTGAGAAGAGCCTCAACGCGCAGGCGCACGTGTCCGCGGACGTCACACTG GCGGCGGAGCGCGACTGGGAGGAGAAGCGCGCCAGCTTGACGCAGTTCAGCGCGCAGGACATCAACCGCCTGCTGGAGGCGACGCAGGCCGAGCTCCTGAAGGCGCTCCCGGACCTGGACTTCGCCGCCAAGACCGCCACCAAACCCGCCGTGCCCCCCAAACCCCTCGTGGGCGTCGCAGGCGAGCCGACGGCGGGCAAAGTGCAGCTGGCGGCGCAGAAGCTCAACAGCGTGGAGGGGGCGGCGCCCCCGCGAGGATCAG CGGACATGGCCGTGGCCAGGTGCCGTGCGGAGAAGGCGTCCAAgtctccgccgccgccgccgccgcctcgccGGACCTTCCCGTCGGCGCACGCCGCCAACCGCGCCGCCGGCGTCAACAACAAGAGCACCGAA ATGGAGGACGGCGAAGCGCCGGTCAAGCTGAGGAGGACGCCGTACGAAGTGCCCCGCCCCGCCTCCACGCCGCCTACGGCGGCGCCGTCGGGCCTTCGGGACGActacgacggcggcggcggcatcgAGAAGGAG acGGTCGGCGGTTCGCCGGCGTCCGTCAGAGGTCCGACGGTGGCGGCGCGCCTCAAACATCTGGAACAAGGAGGACGCAAATCCAAAGAGGAAGTCAAAGCGTTCCCGGGGAGCCAGCAGCAGGTCTTCCACTTCTAG
- the LOC133469724 gene encoding SRC kinase signaling inhibitor 1-like isoform X7, producing the protein MADRDVPGGFSRADRLRQSLPLARSSANPAKLHTPGVLFLQLGEETRRVHLTHELGSLDTLRALIVHMFPQRLTMATLRSPSTALLIKDESRNVFYELEDPRDVRDRCVVKIYCKEPAVYGTHPGHRDSRLLANGDLRREMVYAPQDSPPGQRLGAPATPSPHSSSPPQGSPSRTRFLFGGGGVRPSSYAGAAGRRRAASPAFAASSGAILERRDVKPDEEAGGARGVMLLRADERGGGGVYADPYSLSLDARVGLAGAPRSPLPGRADPYGSLYRRGPGGAAVCSLMEGGGLYRAGGTLYDDTYAASVLAVGLRVPALSSPQNIPDARDAYAGTLPSRGSPARGERRRDSLVSSAGGDSPRSRGLTSEQLCLMAAVAGGDVDGVRGDETETRERMEVMEKQIASLTGLLQRVLSRAPEDHSPDKTESASDGSGTDPGRAKKKRAASPSGPLALMPPPPPPPSDVGQPPNVSRAQMQRHLLGLQQSTNVLRTQLSQLRNMQLSNQDCAVALLRQTEAELSVLMLDAARTHEDPLQRQRLLVEEERRKYLTQEETLAHQLHLLSSFLTPCSFLPYFPASFLISHFLPSFSHSLLPLTFDLPARDLERWVENLQESPNVRPRSPVSQLDLRQKTQELKTLADTLDCLKSQFPGLQSKMRVVLRVEVEAVKFLKEEPHRLDALLQRCNSIRDSLGSLRRQASEKEQDDAPSRSQTSFPLSLTGNWMPGCAGEQDKTPSVSFRSRVGSEKSLNAQAHVSADVTLAAERDWEEKRASLTQFSAQDINRLLEATQAELLKALPDLDFAAKTATKPAVPPKPLVGVAGEPTAGKVQLAAQKLNSVEGAAPPRGSADMAVARCRAEKASKSPPPPPPPRRTFPSAHAANRAAGVNNKSTEMEDGEAPVKLRRTPYEVPRPASTPPTAAPSGLRDDYDGGGGIEKETVGGSPASVRGPTVAARLKHLEQGGRKSKEEVKAFPGSQQQVFHF; encoded by the exons ATGGCGGACCGCGACGTCCCCGGCGGCTTCAGCCGCGCCGACCGACTGCGCCAGAGTCTCCCGCTCGCCCGCTCCTCCGCCAACCCGGCCAAGCTGCACACGCCAG GCGTGCTCTTCCTGCAGCTGGGCGAGGAGACTCGCCGCGTGCACCTGACTCACGAGCTGGGCAGCCTGGACACCTTGCGGGCGCTCATCGTGCACATGTTCCCGCAGAGGCTCACCATGGCGACCCTCAG GTCTCCCAGCACGGCGCTGCTGATCAAAGACGAGAGCCGCAACGTCTTCTACGAGCTGGAGGACCCGCGGGACGTTCGCGACCGCTGCGTGGTGAAAATCTACTGCAAGGAGCCCGCCGTCTACGGGACGCACCCGGGACACCGCGACTCGCGCCTGCTGGCCAACGGCGACCTCAGG CGCGAGATGGTGTACGCCCCCCAGGACTCACCCCCCGGCCAGCGCCTGGGCGCGCCGGCCACGCCCTCGCCGCATTCGTCCTCGCCGCCTCAAGGCTCGCCGTCGAGGACGCGCTTCCTCTTCGGCGGGGGCGGCGTCCGTCCCTCCTCGTACGCCGGGGCGGCGGGGCGGCGGCGCGCCGCGTCGCCGGCCTTCGCCGCCTCCTCCGGCGCCATCTTGGAACGGCGCGACGTGAAGCCGGACGAGGAGGCGGGCGGCGCCCGTGGCGTGATGCTGCTGCGGGCCGACGAGCGCGGGGGGGGTGGCGTCTACGCCGACCCCTACTCTCTGAGCCTGGACGCCCGCGTGGGGCTCGCCGGGGCGCCGCGCTCGCCGCTCCCCGGCCGCGCCGACCCGTACGGCTCGTTGTACCGGCGGGGACCGGGCGGGGCGGCGGTGTGTTCCCTGATGGAGGGCGGCGGCCTCTACCGAGCGGGCGGCACCCTTTACGACGACACCTACGCGGCGTCCGTGTTGGCCGTGGGTCTGCGCGTGCCGGCGCTTTCCTCGCCACAGAATATTCCTGACGCGCGCGACGCCTACGCCGGCACCCTGCCGTCCCGCGGCTCACCCGCCAGGGGGGAGCGACGGCGCGACTCGCTCGTGTCGTCCGCGGGCGGCGACAGCCCGAGAAGTCGCGGGCTGACCTCGGAGCAGCTGTGCCTGATGGCGGCAGTGGCAGGAGGGGACGTCGACGGGGTCAGAGGAGACGAGACAGAAACCAG GGAGCGCATGGAGGTGATGGAGAAGCAGATCGCCAGCCTGACCGGCCTCCTGCAGCGAGTTCTCAGCAGAGCGCCCGAAGACCACAGCCC GGACAAAACGGAGTCAGCCAGCGATGGCTCGGGGACCGACC CTGGacgtgctaaaaaaaaaagag CCGCGTCGCCGTCGGGCCCCCTGGCGCtgatgccgccgccgccgccgccgccctctGACGTCGGCCAGCCGCCGAACGTGTCCCGCGCGCAGATGCAGCGCCACCTGCTGGGCCTGCAGCAGAGCACCAATGTGCTGCGTACGCAACTGTCGCAGCTGCGCAACATGCAG CTGTCCAATCAGGATTGCGCGGTGGCGCTGCTGAGGCAGACGGAGGCGGAGCTGAGCGTGCTGATGCTGGACGCTGCGCGCACTCATGAGGATCCTCTGCAGAGACAGCGCCTCCTGGTGGAGGAGGAGCGCCGCAAGTATCTCACCCAGGAGGAGACGCTGGCGCACCAGCTGCA TCTTCTGTCCTCCTTCCTTACTCCTTGCTCCTTCTTGCCTTATTTTCCTGCATCCTTCCTTATTTCtcatttccttccttccttctctcaTTCTCTCCTGCCGTTGACCTTTGACCTCCCCGCCAGAGACCTGGAGCGCTGGGTAGAGAATCTGCAGGAGTCGCCGAACGTGCGGCCGAGATCGCCGGTGAGCCAGCTGGACCTGCGGCAGAAGACGCAAGAACTCAAAACGCTGGCGGACACGCTGGACTGCCTCAAGA GCCAGTTCCCGGGCCTGCAGAGCAAGATGCGCGTGGTGTTGCGCGTGGAGGTGGAGGCGGTCAAGTTCCTGAAGGAGGAGCCTCACCGTCTGGACGCGCTGCTGCAACGCTGCAACAGCATCCGAGACTCGCTCGGCTCGCTTCGCAG ACAGGCCAGCGAGAAGGAGCAGGACGACGCGCCCAGCCGATCGCAGACGAGCTTTCCCCTCAGCCTGACGGGCAACTGGATGCCAGGCTGTGCCGGCGAGCAAGACAAGACGCCTTCCGTGAGCTTCAGAAGTCGCGTCGGGTCTGAGAAGAGCCTCAACGCGCAGGCGCACGTGTCCGCGGACGTCACACTG GCGGCGGAGCGCGACTGGGAGGAGAAGCGCGCCAGCTTGACGCAGTTCAGCGCGCAGGACATCAACCGCCTGCTGGAGGCGACGCAGGCCGAGCTCCTGAAGGCGCTCCCGGACCTGGACTTCGCCGCCAAGACCGCCACCAAACCCGCCGTGCCCCCCAAACCCCTCGTGGGCGTCGCAGGCGAGCCGACGGCGGGCAAAGTGCAGCTGGCGGCGCAGAAGCTCAACAGCGTGGAGGGGGCGGCGCCCCCGCGAGGATCAG CGGACATGGCCGTGGCCAGGTGCCGTGCGGAGAAGGCGTCCAAgtctccgccgccgccgccgccgcctcgccGGACCTTCCCGTCGGCGCACGCCGCCAACCGCGCCGCCGGCGTCAACAACAAGAGCACCGAA ATGGAGGACGGCGAAGCGCCGGTCAAGCTGAGGAGGACGCCGTACGAAGTGCCCCGCCCCGCCTCCACGCCGCCTACGGCGGCGCCGTCGGGCCTTCGGGACGActacgacggcggcggcggcatcgAGAAGGAG acGGTCGGCGGTTCGCCGGCGTCCGTCAGAGGTCCGACGGTGGCGGCGCGCCTCAAACATCTGGAACAAGGAGGACGCAAATCCAAAGAGGAAGTCAAAGCGTTCCCGGGGAGCCAGCAGCAGGTCTTCCACTTCTAG
- the LOC133469724 gene encoding SRC kinase signaling inhibitor 1-like isoform X6 — protein MLSLWRRQSRTPRPSPTRNGRVSFSPRERPGVMADRDVPGGFSRADRLRQSLPLARSSANPAKLHTPGVLFLQLGEETRRVHLTHELGSLDTLRALIVHMFPQRLTMATLRSPSTALLIKDESRNVFYELEDPRDVRDRCVVKIYCKEPAVYGTHPGHRDSRLLANGDLRREMVYAPQDSPPGQRLGAPATPSPHSSSPPQGSPSRTRFLFGGGGVRPSSYAGAAGRRRAASPAFAASSGAILERRDVKPDEEAGGARGVMLLRADERGGGGVYADPYSLSLDARVGLAGAPRSPLPGRADPYGSLYRRGPGGAAVCSLMEGGGLYRAGGTLYDDTYAASVLAVGLRVPALSSPQNIPDARDAYAGTLPSRGSPARGERRRDSLVSSAGGDSPRSRGLTSEQLCLMAAVAGGDVDGVRGDETETRERMEVMEKQIASLTGLLQRVLSRAPEDHSPDKTESASDGSGTDPGRAKKKRAASPSGPLALMPPPPPPPSDVGQPPNVSRAQMQRHLLGLQQSTNVLRTQLSQLRNMQLSNQDCAVALLRQTEAELSVLMLDAARTHEDPLQRQRLLVEEERRKYLTQEETLAHQLHLLSSFLTPCSFLPYFPASFLISHFLPSFSHSLLPLTFDLPARDLERWVENLQESPNVRPRSPVSQLDLRQKTQELKTLADTLDCLKSQFPGLQSKMRVVLRVEVEAVKFLKEEPHRLDALLQRCNSIRDSLGSLRRQASEKEQDDAPSRSQTSFPLSLTGNWMPGCAGEQDKTPSVSFRSRVGSEKSLNAQAHVSADVTLAAERDWEEKRASLTQFSAQDINRLLEATQAELLKALPDLDFAAKTATKPAVPPKPLVGVAGEPTAGKVQLAAQKLNSVEGAAPPRGSADMAVARCRAEKASKSPPPPPPPRRTFPSAHAANRAAGVNNKSTEMEDGEAPVKLRRTPYEVPRPASTPPTAAPSGLRDDYDGGGGIEKETVGGSPASVRGPTVAARLKHLEQGGRKSKEEVKAFPGSQQQVFHF, from the exons ATGTTGTCGTTGTGGCGGCGGCAGAGTCGGACGCCGCGCCCCAGCCCGACGCGGAACGGCCGAGTTTCCTTCTCGCCTCGCGAGCGTCCGGGCGTCATGGCGGACCGCGACGTCCCCGGCGGCTTCAGCCGCGCCGACCGACTGCGCCAGAGTCTCCCGCTCGCCCGCTCCTCCGCCAACCCGGCCAAGCTGCACACGCCAG GCGTGCTCTTCCTGCAGCTGGGCGAGGAGACTCGCCGCGTGCACCTGACTCACGAGCTGGGCAGCCTGGACACCTTGCGGGCGCTCATCGTGCACATGTTCCCGCAGAGGCTCACCATGGCGACCCTCAG GTCTCCCAGCACGGCGCTGCTGATCAAAGACGAGAGCCGCAACGTCTTCTACGAGCTGGAGGACCCGCGGGACGTTCGCGACCGCTGCGTGGTGAAAATCTACTGCAAGGAGCCCGCCGTCTACGGGACGCACCCGGGACACCGCGACTCGCGCCTGCTGGCCAACGGCGACCTCAGG CGCGAGATGGTGTACGCCCCCCAGGACTCACCCCCCGGCCAGCGCCTGGGCGCGCCGGCCACGCCCTCGCCGCATTCGTCCTCGCCGCCTCAAGGCTCGCCGTCGAGGACGCGCTTCCTCTTCGGCGGGGGCGGCGTCCGTCCCTCCTCGTACGCCGGGGCGGCGGGGCGGCGGCGCGCCGCGTCGCCGGCCTTCGCCGCCTCCTCCGGCGCCATCTTGGAACGGCGCGACGTGAAGCCGGACGAGGAGGCGGGCGGCGCCCGTGGCGTGATGCTGCTGCGGGCCGACGAGCGCGGGGGGGGTGGCGTCTACGCCGACCCCTACTCTCTGAGCCTGGACGCCCGCGTGGGGCTCGCCGGGGCGCCGCGCTCGCCGCTCCCCGGCCGCGCCGACCCGTACGGCTCGTTGTACCGGCGGGGACCGGGCGGGGCGGCGGTGTGTTCCCTGATGGAGGGCGGCGGCCTCTACCGAGCGGGCGGCACCCTTTACGACGACACCTACGCGGCGTCCGTGTTGGCCGTGGGTCTGCGCGTGCCGGCGCTTTCCTCGCCACAGAATATTCCTGACGCGCGCGACGCCTACGCCGGCACCCTGCCGTCCCGCGGCTCACCCGCCAGGGGGGAGCGACGGCGCGACTCGCTCGTGTCGTCCGCGGGCGGCGACAGCCCGAGAAGTCGCGGGCTGACCTCGGAGCAGCTGTGCCTGATGGCGGCAGTGGCAGGAGGGGACGTCGACGGGGTCAGAGGAGACGAGACAGAAACCAG GGAGCGCATGGAGGTGATGGAGAAGCAGATCGCCAGCCTGACCGGCCTCCTGCAGCGAGTTCTCAGCAGAGCGCCCGAAGACCACAGCCC GGACAAAACGGAGTCAGCCAGCGATGGCTCGGGGACCGACC CTGGacgtgctaaaaaaaaaagag CCGCGTCGCCGTCGGGCCCCCTGGCGCtgatgccgccgccgccgccgccgccctctGACGTCGGCCAGCCGCCGAACGTGTCCCGCGCGCAGATGCAGCGCCACCTGCTGGGCCTGCAGCAGAGCACCAATGTGCTGCGTACGCAACTGTCGCAGCTGCGCAACATGCAG CTGTCCAATCAGGATTGCGCGGTGGCGCTGCTGAGGCAGACGGAGGCGGAGCTGAGCGTGCTGATGCTGGACGCTGCGCGCACTCATGAGGATCCTCTGCAGAGACAGCGCCTCCTGGTGGAGGAGGAGCGCCGCAAGTATCTCACCCAGGAGGAGACGCTGGCGCACCAGCTGCA TCTTCTGTCCTCCTTCCTTACTCCTTGCTCCTTCTTGCCTTATTTTCCTGCATCCTTCCTTATTTCtcatttccttccttccttctctcaTTCTCTCCTGCCGTTGACCTTTGACCTCCCCGCCAGAGACCTGGAGCGCTGGGTAGAGAATCTGCAGGAGTCGCCGAACGTGCGGCCGAGATCGCCGGTGAGCCAGCTGGACCTGCGGCAGAAGACGCAAGAACTCAAAACGCTGGCGGACACGCTGGACTGCCTCAAGA GCCAGTTCCCGGGCCTGCAGAGCAAGATGCGCGTGGTGTTGCGCGTGGAGGTGGAGGCGGTCAAGTTCCTGAAGGAGGAGCCTCACCGTCTGGACGCGCTGCTGCAACGCTGCAACAGCATCCGAGACTCGCTCGGCTCGCTTCGCAG ACAGGCCAGCGAGAAGGAGCAGGACGACGCGCCCAGCCGATCGCAGACGAGCTTTCCCCTCAGCCTGACGGGCAACTGGATGCCAGGCTGTGCCGGCGAGCAAGACAAGACGCCTTCCGTGAGCTTCAGAAGTCGCGTCGGGTCTGAGAAGAGCCTCAACGCGCAGGCGCACGTGTCCGCGGACGTCACACTG GCGGCGGAGCGCGACTGGGAGGAGAAGCGCGCCAGCTTGACGCAGTTCAGCGCGCAGGACATCAACCGCCTGCTGGAGGCGACGCAGGCCGAGCTCCTGAAGGCGCTCCCGGACCTGGACTTCGCCGCCAAGACCGCCACCAAACCCGCCGTGCCCCCCAAACCCCTCGTGGGCGTCGCAGGCGAGCCGACGGCGGGCAAAGTGCAGCTGGCGGCGCAGAAGCTCAACAGCGTGGAGGGGGCGGCGCCCCCGCGAGGATCAG CGGACATGGCCGTGGCCAGGTGCCGTGCGGAGAAGGCGTCCAAgtctccgccgccgccgccgccgcctcgccGGACCTTCCCGTCGGCGCACGCCGCCAACCGCGCCGCCGGCGTCAACAACAAGAGCACCGAA ATGGAGGACGGCGAAGCGCCGGTCAAGCTGAGGAGGACGCCGTACGAAGTGCCCCGCCCCGCCTCCACGCCGCCTACGGCGGCGCCGTCGGGCCTTCGGGACGActacgacggcggcggcggcatcgAGAAGGAG acGGTCGGCGGTTCGCCGGCGTCCGTCAGAGGTCCGACGGTGGCGGCGCGCCTCAAACATCTGGAACAAGGAGGACGCAAATCCAAAGAGGAAGTCAAAGCGTTCCCGGGGAGCCAGCAGCAGGTCTTCCACTTCTAG